The Myxococcales bacterium genomic interval AACCCGTTGTGGGCGTGAAAGGAATAACGGAGCAGTTACCCGGCTTTGTCGGCCCGCCAGCGGGAGCCCGAGACGCCTCAAGGGACGCAGGCGCCGAATACGTTGTAATCGGGGTTGGTCAACCTTTCGCAGGTTCTGCCCTGCGCGCAGGTTCCCGGGGCGTTGAGCCGGCAGAGGGGACGACAGCTGGAAACGCCTCCCATCGTGATGCAAGCCAGCCCCGGGAGACACGAGCTGCTGTCGGTGCACGGGGCGCCATCACCCTTGGTTCGCTCGGGCGCCACGCAGTCGCAGTCGGTCACCTCTCCGGGGTACACGAAGCAACGGAGGCCCGTTGCGCAGCCCACCTTTGCCTCGCCAAGGGGATCGCAAGGCTGGGAACAGATCCGAACGCCCGTCGGGCGGGGGGGATCCGCACAGATGATCTCCGTAAAGCAACTGCCCCCCGTGGGGCAGTCGAGGTCCATGTCGCAAAAACGGCGGCATACACGAACGCCACAGGTGTCCGAAAAGCACTGTGAACCGGGGGCGCACTCTCCGGAGCTGCAGAGCTCACCGGGCTGCTTGGCGCCGGCCGCCACACACTGCGACGCCGGGTCCCCGTTGGTCTTGCACGAGACGCCACACGTGGCGTTCGTCCCACAGGCGTTGGCCGAAGCCGGCGTGCACGTGAGGTCTGGAAAGACGTTGGTGGCATCGGGGCTTGCCCCGTCGGCCGCGCCCGCGTCGGTTTCGGCGGGCGGCAACTTGCCCTTTTCGACGAGGACCGTCGTGAAGGCCTCGCGGCCAGGCGCGATCTTCACGATGCCTTCGCCGTATCCCAGCACGGTCCCGCTGCCATCGAGTGCCGCAGCCCCAAGGACAGCGTTTCCCGTGAGGGCATCGGAGAAGCTGACCGACAGCGTGACCTCACGGGTGGGCAGGAGGTCGAAGGTTGGTGAGGGCCGCGAGGCGTAGGTCAGGGTATCGGAGAGCAGGCCCGTGCTGAGCTCCAGGCGCACCGCCGCGACACCGGGGATGGTCTGACCGGCCGCAGGCAGCAGCCTGACCACCACGAAGGATTTTCCCTCCGTACAGGCCGACAGGAAGCCCAAAAGCAGCGAGAACGCCAGCACGAGGCCGCCGAGCCGCCTTGCTGGTGCTCCGCGACGACGCGAAGCGCCGAGTGCCACTTCAGTTGCGGAACGCACGCATGTCTCCCAGGTCGGTTGCAGGTGCAGACTCGGAGCCTCCCGCCACGAGCACGATGGCCACGGTGGTGACCACCACGCCCGCCACGGCCCCCCAGAACCACCACGTTTTCACGACGGAGCGGTCACCCTCGTTTGCAGGACGGTCAAGGCTGACACCGGGCTCGGGTGGCCGCGGGGACAGGTCCAGTGGCTTTGGGTCAGGCGCGCCGTGGGGCGTGGCTTCCTGCCCAGGAACGACGACTTGCAACGGAGCCAGCGCGCCGGTCTCCGCAGCGGCGGGGGGCTCGACAGACGGTGCGGCGAAAACGGGCGCCCCTAGGGTCACGAGACCCAGGCACAAGGCGCCCCACAAGAACACTTGACGCATGATTCACCTCGACGCCCGCCCCCGGGGGCCGAGCGCTTTACTCTTGGACGCGCTCCCACGTGGCCGATTCAAGGTTCCACACGAAATTGTCCTTGTTGAAGGTCAATTTCACCTCGCTCTCGGCGCGACTTCCGTCGGGTTGGTAGTTCACGAAGATGCCCTCGTAGGCGTTCTCCGTGCCCTCGACGGGGCGCAGCTTGAACATCTCGAGGTTGGCCGGCAGCCCGACGAGCTGGGACAGGATCTTTCCTTCGTCCACCAGGACGCCTACCACACCGCCGCTTTGCACCTTGAACTGCACCACGCGGGAATCCATTCGGCCCGAAATGACGACCAGCTTGTACTTGGCGCCGTCGAGTTCCTCCCTCGGCAGTGGCACCGCAGGGGCACTCGCGCAAGCGGCGACGAAGCTTGCGCAGAGGGAAAAGGCAGCCAGGACCCGAAACGCTCGTTGTGCGATGTTCTGCATGTTTTCCCCCTACACCGGTAAGGCAACCGGGGTCAAGAGGGACGCGCTGCGCGATTCCCTCCGACCCCGGTCCGTCCGGCGTGGCCGGCGCCTAGTCGTAGTACTCGTTCCCGAGGTGGGTAATGAGATCTTCACCGCGGAGGTGCCGAAGCGTGTTCTTCAGCTTCATGAGCTGGATGAAGATGTCGTGCTCGGGGTAGAGCCCCTCGGGCGTTTGCGGCGACTTCCAATAGAAGGAGAGCCACTCCTGGATCCCCTTCATCCCCGAACGATGCGCCAGATCGAGGAAGAGGGCCAGATCGAGGACCACCGGTGCTGCGAGGATCGAGTCGCGGCAGAGGAAGTTCACCTTGATCTGCATCTGGTACCCCATCCATCCGAAGATGTCGATGTTGTCCCAGCCTTCCTTGTTGTCGCCGCGCGGAGGGTAGTAGTTGATGCGAACGACGTGGTCCAGCTTGCCGTAAAGATCCGGGTAGAGGTGCGGCTGCAGGATGTAGTCGAGCACGCCCGTCTTCGAGACCTCTTTGCTCTTGAACGACTCGGGGTCGTCCAGCACTTCACCGTCTCGGTTGCCGAGGATGTTGGTGGAGTACCACCCCTCGACCCCCAGCAGGCGGGCCTTGAAGCCCGGAGCCAGGAGGGTCTTTAGGAAGGTCTGGCCGGTCTTGAAGTCCTTGCCCGTAATCGGAAGCCCCTTTTCCTTGGCCAGTTCGACCAGGGCGGGGGTGTCCAAGGTCAGGTTGGGCGAGCCATTGGCGTAAGGAACGCCCGACTTGAGCGCCGCGTAAGCGTAGATCTGGGAGGGCGCGATCTCGGGATCGCTCTCGGCCAGACCCTTCTCAAAGGTAGCCAAGGTGCGGTGGCAAGCTGCGGGCTCGCGGTAGACCTCGGTCGAGCCACACCACACCATGACCAAACGGTCGCATCCGTTGGTCTTTCGGAAGGTCTCGATGTCGGCGATCACCTGCGCGGCAAGATCGGCCTTTGACGTGCCGGTCTTCATGTGGGTCGCCGTCAGGCGCTTGACGTACTCCTGCTCGAACACCGCAGGCATGGGCTTGATCTCCGAGAGGAAGTCCTTGACCTGCCCCAGATGTTCTTTGTTGAGCACACCCGCGTGCGCTGCAGCTTCGTAGGCATTGTCGGGGAAAAGATCCCAGCCACCGAACACCAAGTCGTCGAGAGAGGCCAAGGGAACGAAGTCCTTGATGGCGGGCGTCCGGTTGTCGGTGCGCTTGCCCAGCCGAATCGTTCCCATCTGAGTCAGTGAGCCAATTGGCTTCGCCAAGCCTCGTCGCGTGGCTTCCACGCCTGCCATGAAGGTCGTGGCAACGGCCCCCATGCCCGGCATCAGGATACCCAGCTTGCCTTTGGCGGGGCGGATGTCGACTGGAGCTGCAGAATTCGTCAGCGGCATTTCTTTTCCTTGTTCCTTCGTTCTCAATGACTCGTCGATGTCGAAGGTGTTGAAGATTCAACACGTCGAGCTTACGCCCGGGCCTTATAGCAAAATTCGAGCCAAGTGGCTGCTTCTGGGCACCTCCGGCGCCTTACCGATGCCGAGGGGGAGTTATCGGTTTCAGGGATGAGGGTAAGTTCTCGCGAAAATGTCGCCTCCGCGCGTCCGCGGAGGGGCCCTCGGGGTCCCGCAGGAGCTTGGCGCAGAGCGCGCAGAAGCGCTTGGCAGACAAGGGAAATGTGGTAAAAAGCTGACCCTTCAAACACCACACGTCGGGCGAGGCCATCGGGCGTGCCGGGTTTTCACCCGGTTCCGCATGGCCAATGACCCCGACGGAGGCACAACGCGAAAGGCAGAACGATGGAAACGACTGAGAACACCGCCGGTGGAGCCGCGCCGAATCCGATGGCTTCGATCGACAACCCGATTACGCTGCGCGAGCTGATGGAAGCCGGCGTTCACTTTGGTCACCAGACACGCCGCTGGAACCCGAAGATGAAGCCCTACATCTTCGGTGCCCGCAACGGCATCCACATCGTGGACCTTCAGTATTCGGTCAAGGCGTTCCGCCGCGCCTTCACCTTCCTGGTGAACACCGTGGCTTCCGGCAAGCCGGTACTCTTCGTGGGCACGAAGAAGCAAGCACAAGACATCATCCGGGAGCAGGCCCAGCGCTGTGGCCAGTTCTACGTCACGAACCGTTGGTTGGGTGGAACCCTCACCAACTTCCAAACGGTGAAGGGCTCGATCGAGCGCCTCAGGTCTATCGATAAGATGGCCACCGACGGAACCTTCGAGCGCATCACGAAGAAGGAGACCATTCAGCTCACGCGCGAAAAAGAGAAGCTCGAGCGTGCTCTGGGTGGCATCAAGGACATGGGCGATTTGCCCGGCGCGGTTTTCATCGTGGACGTCGTGCGGGAGCACATCGCCGTGGACGAGGCGCGCAAGCTGGAGATTCCGCTCGTGGGCGTGGTCGACACGAACTGCGACCCCGACGTCATCGACTACGCCATCCCTGGCAACGACGACGCCATTCGCTCGATCAAGCTGTTCGCCACGAAGGTCGCCGACGCGTGCATGTTGGGGCAAAAGCTGGCCCGCGAGCGCGCCGTGCGTGCTCAAACGGTACAGCCCTCCGACGACGGCCAGACGATCCGCGTGTCTTCGGGTGGCGAAGGTCCAAAGGTGGAGATCGTGTCCCGCCGCCGTACCGACTTGCCGGCTCCCGAAGCGGCTGCGTCCCCCGAGGGCGACGGCTCGGGCGGCACCGAGTAATCTCGCGCGCGCACGGTCCCGCGGCACCTCCTGCCCGCGGGGCTCGAGCGCCTGTCCTGCGGAGCCCCGGGGCGTTCGATACGAGCGCCCCGGCGGTGAACCGCTCGCATCAGATCCCCATTTCGATTCCCGATAGATCTCTGAAGGGAGAATTCCCATGGCCGAAGTTACCGCATCGATGATCAAGGACCTGCGTGAGCGCACCGGCGCCGGCATGTCGGACTGCAAAAAGGCACTCGTGGAGTGCGACGCCGACATGGAAAAAGCGATCGACTACCTGCGCCGCAAGGGCATCGCCAGCGCGGCAAAGAAAGCCGGGCGCATCGCCTCCGAAGGGGGCGCGTTCACCTATCTACACGGAAGCCGCATCGGCGTTCTTCTCGAGGTGAACTGCGAAACCGACTTCGTAGGTCGCGGCGACGATTTCCAAAACTTCGGCCGCGAGGTCTGCATGCAGATCGCTGCCATGCACCCGAGCTACGTGAGTCCCGAAGATGTGCCGGCCGAGGCGCTCGAGCGCGAGAAGGCCGTCCGAACCGAGGCGGCCAAGACCAGCGGCAAGCCCGAAGCGGTGTGGGCCAAGATCGTCGAGGGCCAGATCCAAAAGTGGTACAAGGACATCTGCTTGCTCGAGCAGGTTTGGGTCAAGGATCCCGATGGAAAGAAGACCATTCGTGATCTCCAAACCGAGCTGACTGCCAAGACGGGCGAGAACTGCCGCGTGCGCCGCTTCGTGCGCTTCGAGGTGGGAGAGGGCCTGGAGAAGCGGTCGGACGACTTCGTCGAAGAAGTCAAGCGTCAGGCCGGTCAGGCCTGAGTCGCTCCCAAAAGGGACAGGGCAAGCAGCCAGGACCAGCAGCCAGGACCAGCCAAGGAACGCACGCGGTGGGTAACGAAACGGATCTCGAAGGTTCATCGAACGTCGACCCATCGTCGGAGC includes:
- the rpsB gene encoding 30S ribosomal protein S2, which codes for MASIDNPITLRELMEAGVHFGHQTRRWNPKMKPYIFGARNGIHIVDLQYSVKAFRRAFTFLVNTVASGKPVLFVGTKKQAQDIIREQAQRCGQFYVTNRWLGGTLTNFQTVKGSIERLRSIDKMATDGTFERITKKETIQLTREKEKLERALGGIKDMGDLPGAVFIVDVVREHIAVDEARKLEIPLVGVVDTNCDPDVIDYAIPGNDDAIRSIKLFATKVADACMLGQKLARERAVRAQTVQPSDDGQTIRVSSGGEGPKVEIVSRRRTDLPAPEAAASPEGDGSGGTE
- the tsf gene encoding translation elongation factor Ts; its protein translation is MAEVTASMIKDLRERTGAGMSDCKKALVECDADMEKAIDYLRRKGIASAAKKAGRIASEGGAFTYLHGSRIGVLLEVNCETDFVGRGDDFQNFGREVCMQIAAMHPSYVSPEDVPAEALEREKAVRTEAAKTSGKPEAVWAKIVEGQIQKWYKDICLLEQVWVKDPDGKKTIRDLQTELTAKTGENCRVRRFVRFEVGEGLEKRSDDFVEEVKRQAGQA
- a CDS encoding inositol-3-phosphate synthase; this translates as MPLTNSAAPVDIRPAKGKLGILMPGMGAVATTFMAGVEATRRGLAKPIGSLTQMGTIRLGKRTDNRTPAIKDFVPLASLDDLVFGGWDLFPDNAYEAAAHAGVLNKEHLGQVKDFLSEIKPMPAVFEQEYVKRLTATHMKTGTSKADLAAQVIADIETFRKTNGCDRLVMVWCGSTEVYREPAACHRTLATFEKGLAESDPEIAPSQIYAYAALKSGVPYANGSPNLTLDTPALVELAKEKGLPITGKDFKTGQTFLKTLLAPGFKARLLGVEGWYSTNILGNRDGEVLDDPESFKSKEVSKTGVLDYILQPHLYPDLYGKLDHVVRINYYPPRGDNKEGWDNIDIFGWMGYQMQIKVNFLCRDSILAAPVVLDLALFLDLAHRSGMKGIQEWLSFYWKSPQTPEGLYPEHDIFIQLMKLKNTLRHLRGEDLITHLGNEYYD